One genomic segment of Roseovarius carneus includes these proteins:
- a CDS encoding sigma-54-dependent transcriptional regulator → MSIIASDRPDTPQKTGKTGISDGYAQALTGARVLVVDDEPGMRNFLKKVLDGFCAKVDVTEHTEEASKLLDANSYDVIVLDNIMPDKCGLDWLAEQRQIGLFSDAILITAHADLDTAIQAIRAGASDFLVKPFRSNQVLNAIAHSLERARLRRQNMVLRHELELHKDHLKHRNALVGSSPEISHVREVIERAAQSYAHVVIRGEVGSGKQVAARMLHAASARADNPFVWLQCYGMTEKTFQERLFGRLDPETGDAFQGKEGMLLSAAGGALYLEDVEKLSPGCQNILSELLSTGRFSPLGARRSVELDVRIISSTTRPLAEITNTFGFRTDLFYLLTVVEIVLPPLRERVEDILELVSFFSENLAKRMSATLPALSTTARRRFLSHSWPGNVMELRNTVERALIHGDFDTALGQSADLHDMDSLAAVEQRHILTVLDACHGNRAEAARRLGVARKTIDRKCQSWGI, encoded by the coding sequence ATGTCCATCATTGCCAGTGACCGCCCAGACACCCCACAAAAGACCGGAAAGACCGGCATCTCAGACGGGTATGCTCAGGCATTGACGGGCGCAAGAGTGCTGGTTGTCGATGACGAGCCCGGCATGCGCAACTTTCTAAAGAAGGTGCTGGACGGGTTTTGCGCCAAAGTCGATGTGACCGAGCACACCGAAGAGGCATCCAAGCTTCTGGACGCAAACAGCTATGATGTCATCGTTCTGGACAACATCATGCCCGACAAATGCGGGCTTGATTGGTTGGCGGAGCAACGCCAGATCGGCCTTTTCAGCGACGCCATCCTGATCACCGCCCACGCTGATCTTGATACCGCGATCCAAGCCATCAGAGCGGGGGCCAGCGATTTTCTGGTGAAGCCCTTCCGCTCCAATCAGGTGCTCAACGCGATTGCCCATTCGTTGGAGCGCGCCCGCCTCAGACGCCAGAACATGGTGCTGCGCCACGAACTTGAGCTGCACAAGGATCACCTCAAGCACCGCAATGCGCTTGTCGGAAGCTCGCCCGAGATCAGCCATGTCCGCGAGGTTATCGAGCGCGCGGCGCAATCCTATGCCCATGTCGTCATTCGCGGGGAGGTCGGATCAGGCAAACAGGTCGCAGCCCGCATGTTGCACGCCGCCTCGGCGCGCGCGGACAATCCCTTCGTCTGGCTCCAATGTTACGGGATGACAGAAAAAACCTTTCAGGAGCGGCTCTTTGGCAGGCTGGACCCCGAAACCGGCGACGCGTTCCAAGGCAAGGAGGGTATGTTGCTCAGCGCGGCGGGCGGCGCGCTCTATCTCGAAGATGTCGAAAAGCTTTCGCCCGGGTGCCAGAATATCCTGAGCGAGCTTCTCAGCACCGGGCGTTTCAGCCCGCTGGGCGCACGGCGCAGTGTGGAGTTGGACGTGCGGATCATCAGCTCCACCACACGTCCCTTGGCAGAGATCACCAACACGTTCGGCTTTCGCACCGATCTTTTCTACCTGCTCACCGTGGTTGAGATCGTGCTGCCGCCCCTGCGTGAGCGGGTCGAAGATATTCTGGAGCTTGTCTCCTTTTTCTCTGAAAATCTGGCAAAGCGCATGAGCGCTACTTTGCCCGCGCTGTCCACGACGGCCCGCCGCCGCTTTTTGTCCCATAGCTGGCCGGGCAATGTCATGGAGCTTCGCAACACGGTGGAGCGCGCCCTCATTCACGGTGATTTTGACACAGCCCTCGGCCAAAGCGCCGATCTGCATGACATGGACAGCCTCGCTGCGGTGGAGCAGCGCCATATTCTGACCGTTCTGGATGCCTGTCACGGCAATCGCGCTGAGGCCGCCCGCCGTTTGGGCGTGGCGCGCAAAACCATAGATCGCAAATGTCAAAGCTGGGGCATTTGA
- a CDS encoding DUF2793 domain-containing protein has product MSAFTDSSTHLGLPYIQPAQAQKHVTHNEGVRRLDALVHLAVLSATVTSPPASIEGARYLVPAAATGLWSGQPEGTLAIYEGGAWVFLMPHAGWLTFVQDTGTQLVFDGATWGAAGGGDMQNLDQVGVQTTADAVNRLAVASDAVLLTHAGAGHQVKVNKAALTDTASLLFQTGFSGRAEMGTTGTDDFGIKVSADGTTFTTALRTEAATGRVHLPGNDVRFDGPYCIGDRRPNITVSATWNLANTSGGNLQRLVDGTMGQHVWSNGTDQSGRHIQFDLVEPQQISEFRLQFSANHTTTIKTVIRAANDPTGPWLTLSAPVSWADMMSGGVVTLPATPLQPFAHYRIHAVSGIETNPPWFNGIEMATQG; this is encoded by the coding sequence ATGTCCGCATTTACCGACAGCTCCACCCATCTCGGCCTGCCCTACATTCAGCCCGCGCAAGCGCAAAAACACGTCACCCATAATGAGGGCGTGCGCAGGCTCGATGCACTGGTGCATCTGGCCGTGCTCTCGGCCACCGTCACGTCACCACCAGCCAGCATAGAGGGCGCACGCTATCTCGTGCCCGCGGCGGCGACAGGGCTGTGGTCCGGGCAACCCGAAGGGACATTGGCGATATATGAGGGCGGCGCTTGGGTTTTCCTTATGCCGCACGCAGGCTGGCTGACCTTTGTGCAGGACACAGGCACACAGCTTGTCTTTGATGGGGCCACGTGGGGTGCGGCGGGCGGCGGTGACATGCAAAACCTCGATCAGGTCGGCGTACAAACCACAGCCGATGCGGTGAACCGGCTTGCCGTGGCCTCGGACGCGGTGCTTTTGACCCATGCGGGCGCTGGCCATCAAGTGAAGGTGAACAAAGCGGCACTCACGGATACGGCCAGCCTCCTGTTCCAGACCGGCTTCTCGGGCCGCGCTGAAATGGGCACCACCGGCACCGATGATTTCGGAATCAAAGTCAGCGCTGATGGCACAACCTTCACCACCGCGCTGCGGACAGAGGCCGCCACAGGGCGCGTGCATCTGCCCGGTAATGATGTCCGTTTTGACGGGCCCTACTGCATCGGCGACCGCAGGCCAAACATCACCGTTTCAGCCACATGGAACCTCGCGAATACATCAGGGGGCAATCTGCAAAGGCTTGTCGACGGCACGATGGGACAGCATGTCTGGTCAAACGGCACCGACCAAAGCGGGCGGCACATCCAGTTCGACCTGGTCGAGCCGCAGCAAATTAGCGAATTCCGCCTGCAATTTTCGGCCAATCATACCACCACCATCAAAACCGTGATCCGCGCGGCGAATGACCCCACGGGACCGTGGCTGACCCTGTCGGCCCCTGTGAGCTGGGCGGATATGATGTCGGGAGGTGTCGTTACCTTGCCCGCCACCCCGCTACAACCCTTCGCCCATTACCGCATCCACGCAGTGAGTGGGATTGAGACAAACCCACCGTGGTTCAACGGGATCGAGATGGCCACCCAAGGCTAG
- a CDS encoding ABC transporter permease encodes MTDIPAEPPAKTVEKSRLRVFLDSDIYYAFRKSPVAVVSAIVVSILILAALFAPWIAPTNPFDPASLNLMNGFTGPMAPNAFTGEVFLLGTDDQGRDVFSTILYGMRVSLFVGVAAVLLAMVLGITLGLISGYVGGWTETIIMRTADVQLTFPSILVAMLIFGVAKGFTPVEYRNQMAIWVLILAIGLSEWVQFARVVRGATLVEKRKEYVEAARLIGRSPFAIMLRHILPNVLSPVLVIATISLALAIIAEATLSFLGVGAPATQPSLGTLIRIGQGFLFSGEWWILLFPAITLLMLALSVNLLGDWLRDALNPRLR; translated from the coding sequence ATGACAGATATACCAGCAGAACCTCCCGCAAAGACGGTGGAGAAATCGCGGCTGCGCGTATTCCTAGACAGCGACATCTACTACGCGTTTCGTAAATCCCCCGTTGCGGTCGTGTCGGCCATTGTGGTCAGCATCTTGATCCTTGCCGCCCTCTTTGCCCCGTGGATCGCACCGACCAACCCGTTTGATCCCGCATCTCTCAACCTGATGAACGGCTTCACCGGGCCAATGGCCCCCAACGCATTCACCGGCGAGGTCTTCTTGCTGGGCACCGATGACCAAGGGCGCGATGTGTTCTCGACCATTCTCTACGGGATGCGCGTGTCGCTCTTTGTGGGCGTAGCCGCGGTCTTGCTCGCCATGGTTCTCGGCATCACCCTCGGGCTGATTTCGGGCTATGTGGGCGGCTGGACCGAGACGATCATCATGCGCACCGCCGATGTGCAGTTGACGTTTCCATCCATCCTCGTGGCCATGCTGATCTTCGGTGTGGCAAAGGGGTTTACGCCCGTGGAATACCGCAATCAAATGGCGATCTGGGTCCTGATCCTCGCCATCGGGCTCAGCGAATGGGTGCAGTTTGCACGTGTCGTGCGCGGGGCGACGCTGGTTGAAAAGCGCAAGGAATATGTCGAGGCCGCGCGTCTGATCGGGCGCTCGCCCTTCGCCATCATGCTGCGCCATATCCTGCCCAACGTCCTGTCGCCGGTGCTGGTCATCGCCACGATTTCGCTCGCGCTTGCCATTATCGCCGAGGCCACGCTGAGCTTTCTTGGCGTCGGCGCGCCCGCAACACAGCCCTCGCTCGGCACGTTGATCCGCATTGGCCAAGGGTTCCTCTTCTCCGGCGAATGGTGGATTTTGCTCTTTCCCGCCATCACCCTGCTGATGCTGGCGCTCAGCGTGAATTTGCTAGGTGATTGGCTGCGCGACGCGCTCAATCCGAGGCTGCGCTGA
- a CDS encoding ABC transporter ATP-binding protein, producing the protein MALISVKNLTRVFDVSKPWLNRVIERRPKAFLTAVSDVDFDVAARSTYALVGESGSGKSTIGRMLVGLLTPSEGTVEINGVNLATETDAGKVDVIRSDIQMIFQDPFASLNPRWRVRDIIVEPVVARGGDAKGLAEKLLEQVGLSPLDAGKFPHEFSGGQRQRICIARALSSEPKLIVCDEPTSALDVSVQAQVLNLMSDLKDDFGLTYVLISHDLTVVQHMADRIGVLYLGRLVEEASPEDLFANTKHPYTKMLLEAAPRMDGFGREATLPEGEIPDPINPPPGCAFNPRCPIATDICRQKRPAMRLLGDTRVACHLAE; encoded by the coding sequence ATGGCGCTGATTTCCGTAAAGAACCTGACCCGCGTTTTTGACGTCTCCAAGCCATGGCTCAACCGGGTGATTGAGCGGCGGCCAAAGGCATTTCTGACGGCTGTCTCGGACGTGGATTTCGACGTGGCCGCGCGCAGCACTTATGCGTTGGTCGGTGAAAGCGGGTCCGGTAAATCCACCATTGGTCGCATGTTGGTCGGGCTCTTGACCCCCTCGGAAGGCACGGTCGAGATCAACGGCGTGAACCTCGCCACCGAGACGGATGCGGGTAAGGTCGACGTCATCCGCTCCGACATTCAGATGATTTTCCAAGACCCTTTTGCCTCGCTCAACCCGCGCTGGCGGGTGCGCGACATTATTGTGGAGCCTGTAGTCGCGCGGGGCGGCGACGCAAAAGGGCTTGCCGAAAAGCTGCTGGAGCAGGTGGGGCTCTCACCGCTTGATGCAGGTAAATTCCCACATGAGTTTTCGGGCGGGCAGAGGCAACGCATTTGCATAGCCCGCGCGCTCTCATCCGAGCCCAAGCTGATCGTGTGCGACGAGCCTACATCGGCCCTTGATGTCTCGGTGCAAGCGCAAGTCCTGAATTTGATGAGCGATCTCAAGGATGATTTCGGCCTGACCTATGTGCTGATCAGCCACGATCTGACCGTGGTTCAGCATATGGCGGACCGTATCGGCGTGCTCTATCTTGGCCGATTGGTGGAGGAGGCAAGCCCCGAGGATCTCTTCGCCAACACCAAGCACCCCTATACCAAAATGCTGCTCGAAGCCGCGCCCAGAATGGACGGGTTTGGCCGTGAGGCGACCCTGCCTGAGGGTGAAATCCCCGATCCGATCAACCCGCCGCCGGGCTGCGCGTTCAATCCACGCTGCCCGATTGCCACGGATATTTGCAGGCAGAAACGGCCCGCGATGCGTCTGCTTGGTGATACGCGCGTGGCGTGCCATCTGGCTGAGTAG
- a CDS encoding ABC transporter ATP-binding protein, protein MSGPVLSIRNLSVEIPTRSGIVKPVDGVSYDIHAGEILGVVGESGAGKSMAGNAVIGLLNPPAHIAAGEIWLNGNRIDALKGEAMRSLRGKDIGMVFQDPLTSLNPLLSIGDQLTETMLTHLAINRAEAERRAVEALEEVGIPGAAQRIGSYPHEFSGGMRQRVVIALALCAEPSLIIADEPTTALDVSVQAQIIALLKRLCRDRGTAVMLITHDMGVIAEAADRVAVMYAGRLAEIGAVRDVLTQPQHPYTSGLMASTPLASKGKARLHQIEGAMPRLNNVPEGCPFNPRCGYAQDKCRAAPSPQISDGHAACWFPLLSEKVS, encoded by the coding sequence ATGTCCGGTCCAGTCCTGTCCATCCGCAACCTCTCGGTTGAGATCCCCACGCGCAGCGGGATCGTGAAGCCGGTGGATGGCGTGAGCTACGACATTCATGCAGGCGAAATCCTCGGTGTCGTTGGTGAAAGCGGCGCGGGCAAGTCAATGGCCGGCAACGCCGTGATCGGCCTTCTGAACCCGCCTGCGCATATCGCGGCGGGGGAGATCTGGTTGAACGGCAACCGCATTGATGCGCTCAAGGGCGAGGCCATGCGCAGCCTGCGTGGCAAAGACATCGGCATGGTGTTTCAAGATCCTCTAACCTCGCTGAACCCGCTTCTCAGCATCGGGGATCAGCTGACCGAGACCATGCTCACCCACCTCGCGATCAACCGCGCGGAGGCCGAGCGCCGCGCCGTAGAGGCGCTTGAAGAGGTGGGCATCCCCGGAGCCGCCCAGCGCATCGGCAGCTATCCGCATGAGTTCAGCGGCGGGATGCGCCAGCGGGTCGTTATCGCGCTGGCCCTGTGTGCAGAGCCGTCGCTGATCATCGCGGATGAGCCGACAACCGCGCTTGATGTCTCGGTGCAGGCGCAGATCATTGCCCTGCTGAAACGGCTCTGCCGCGACCGTGGCACCGCCGTGATGCTGATCACCCATGATATGGGCGTCATTGCGGAGGCCGCGGACCGCGTCGCGGTCATGTATGCCGGACGGCTGGCCGAGATTGGCGCGGTGCGCGACGTGCTGACCCAGCCGCAACACCCCTACACAAGCGGCCTCATGGCTTCGACCCCGCTGGCATCAAAAGGCAAGGCGCGGCTTCACCAGATTGAAGGCGCGATGCCACGGCTGAACAATGTGCCCGAAGGGTGCCCGTTCAACCCGCGATGTGGATATGCGCAAGACAAATGCCGCGCGGCCCCCTCCCCGCAAATCTCGGACGGGCACGCAGCATGCTGGTTCCCACTACTGTCCGAGAAGGTATCTTAA
- a CDS encoding ABC transporter substrate-binding protein has protein sequence MKSTMALTITAMLLATAAPVSAETLRWARAGDALTLDPHAQNEGPTHTIRHQMYEPLIIRDVTGAFEAALATDWAPKADDPNVWVFNLREGVTFHDGAAFTAEDVVFSFERAKQPNSDMKELIGSITEVRAVDDFTVEMVTDGPNPILPSNLTNLFIMDKTWTEANGTVDVQDFEGGEITFATTNANGTGPYVLQSREPDVKTVMTRNDAYWGIDQFPMEVTEIVYTPIQNAATRVAAMLSGEVDFLQDMPVQDLERVNAVEGLVVKQAPQNRVIFFGMNQGADDIEADNVDGANPLADVRVRKAMSMAINRDAIQQVVMRGQSKPAGMIAPPFVNGWTAEMDAESATDIEGAKALLAEAGYADGFSIRLDCPNDRYVNDEGICQAAVGMLGQIGVTVNLDAKPKAQHFPLITDSQTDFYMLGWGVPTYDSEYVFNFLVHTREDDIGTWNGTGYSNPDLDTMIKSLASNTDLEARNADIAKIWRIVQDEQLYIPVHHQVLNWGMSEKVGIEVDPEDQPKVKHFTMN, from the coding sequence ATGAAATCGACGATGGCACTTACCATAACAGCCATGCTGCTCGCCACAGCCGCCCCAGTGAGCGCGGAAACGCTGCGCTGGGCGCGGGCGGGTGATGCGCTGACACTTGATCCGCATGCCCAGAACGAAGGGCCCACCCACACCATACGTCACCAGATGTATGAGCCTTTGATCATCCGCGACGTCACCGGCGCTTTCGAGGCCGCCCTTGCCACCGATTGGGCCCCCAAGGCCGATGATCCCAATGTGTGGGTTTTCAATCTGCGTGAGGGGGTGACCTTCCACGATGGCGCGGCCTTTACCGCCGAAGACGTGGTCTTCAGCTTCGAGCGCGCCAAACAACCCAATTCGGACATGAAAGAGCTGATCGGCTCCATCACCGAAGTGCGCGCCGTGGATGACTTCACGGTTGAGATGGTGACAGACGGTCCAAACCCCATTCTGCCATCGAACCTGACCAACCTCTTTATCATGGACAAGACATGGACCGAGGCAAACGGCACCGTTGATGTGCAGGATTTTGAAGGCGGCGAGATCACATTCGCCACCACAAACGCCAACGGCACCGGCCCTTACGTGCTGCAAAGCCGCGAGCCGGATGTGAAAACGGTCATGACACGCAACGACGCCTATTGGGGCATCGATCAGTTCCCGATGGAAGTGACCGAGATCGTCTACACACCAATCCAGAACGCCGCGACCCGTGTGGCCGCGATGCTGTCGGGCGAGGTGGATTTCCTCCAAGACATGCCCGTGCAGGATCTTGAGCGTGTGAACGCGGTCGAGGGTCTTGTGGTAAAGCAAGCGCCACAAAACCGCGTGATCTTCTTTGGCATGAACCAAGGGGCCGATGATATCGAGGCCGACAATGTCGACGGGGCCAACCCTCTGGCAGATGTGCGCGTGCGCAAGGCGATGTCGATGGCCATCAACCGCGATGCGATCCAGCAAGTCGTGATGCGCGGCCAAAGCAAGCCCGCAGGCATGATCGCGCCGCCATTCGTCAACGGCTGGACCGCCGAGATGGACGCGGAATCCGCCACCGATATCGAAGGGGCCAAGGCGCTTCTGGCCGAAGCCGGGTATGCGGATGGGTTTTCGATCCGTCTGGATTGCCCCAATGACCGCTATGTGAACGACGAAGGCATCTGTCAGGCCGCCGTGGGTATGCTGGGTCAAATCGGCGTCACGGTCAATCTTGATGCCAAGCCAAAGGCGCAGCACTTCCCATTGATCACCGACAGCCAGACAGATTTCTACATGCTGGGCTGGGGCGTGCCGACCTACGATTCCGAATATGTCTTCAACTTCCTCGTGCATACGCGCGAAGACGATATCGGCACATGGAATGGCACCGGATATTCCAACCCGGACCTCGACACGATGATCAAATCACTGGCATCGAACACCGATCTTGAGGCGCGCAACGCCGATATCGCCAAAATCTGGCGGATCGTGCAGGACGAACAGCTCTACATTCCGGTTCACCACCAGGTGCTGAACTGGGGCATGTCCGAAAAAGTAGGCATTGAGGTCGATCCCGAGGATCAGCCAAAGGTCAAACATTTCACCATGAACTGA
- a CDS encoding sensor histidine kinase: MIRSVRWRLLLMALLPLILMLPLLFGLAMLRWINQYDDLVIAKVASDLRVAEQYFGRIEETQAAEVAAVGKSLDFAEAVSGGDGAVSAFLDTKRAEIGLDFLILGSLSDPQMPETLREVALTATTDAPSAHLVLLSATVQKAISEPLAARAAIPLVPTQAARAIARDVESRGMFILAAYRLSDPDMVLLGGRLLNRNLDFIDTMNALVHRDETGAVSRAGTTTLFLEDVRISTNVRLFEGSRALGTRVSEAVWQKVMVTGQTWLNRAFVVNDWYISGYVPLTDVFGDRIGMLYTGFLEAPFIAQRNATVLALILAFVTVIGLSAPLFLWLARGIFAPLEMMTATMARAEAGALDARIGPVDENSEIGAVARHLDRLLDQVEERDASLRDYADNLNNLVAQRTQELQEANHKLEATFTQLVMAEKLASIGEITAGVAHEINNPVAVIQGNLEVVRMGLTPRQQDDMKIELDLIDAQTHRINVMVGKLLNFTRPDEMSDLIASLRADKAVRDSLILVAADLRAHKIDTVISHIPSPIFRAVETELQQVLVNLFTNAMQAMDMGGTLTIHTRPAARDSVSGAEIVVSDSGPGIPADTLDNVFDPFMTTKQGTGSGLGLSISQSLVTRVGGLISVKSMPGQGATFSVWFPAADNSPRVAAKDPT; the protein is encoded by the coding sequence GTGATCCGATCCGTTCGGTGGCGGCTCTTGCTGATGGCGCTGTTGCCGTTGATCTTGATGCTGCCGCTTCTCTTTGGCCTCGCGATGCTGCGCTGGATCAATCAGTATGATGATCTGGTCATCGCCAAAGTGGCCAGCGATCTACGCGTGGCCGAGCAATATTTCGGCCGCATCGAGGAAACGCAGGCCGCAGAAGTTGCGGCCGTGGGCAAATCCCTGGACTTCGCCGAAGCGGTATCTGGCGGCGACGGCGCAGTCAGCGCGTTTCTCGACACCAAACGCGCGGAGATTGGGCTGGATTTCCTGATCCTCGGCTCATTGTCCGATCCACAAATGCCCGAGACCCTGCGCGAAGTGGCCCTGACTGCGACCACGGATGCGCCCAGCGCCCATCTTGTGCTGCTCAGCGCCACGGTTCAGAAAGCAATCTCCGAGCCCCTCGCCGCACGGGCCGCGATCCCGCTCGTGCCAACGCAAGCCGCGCGCGCGATTGCGCGTGATGTGGAAAGCCGCGGCATGTTCATCCTCGCCGCATACCGGCTGTCGGACCCGGATATGGTCCTGCTGGGTGGGCGGCTTTTGAACCGCAACCTTGATTTCATCGACACGATGAACGCACTGGTCCACCGCGACGAAACTGGCGCCGTCTCGCGGGCCGGCACGACCACCCTGTTTCTCGAAGATGTGCGGATATCGACCAATGTCCGGCTCTTTGAAGGCTCGCGCGCCTTGGGCACGCGTGTGTCCGAGGCCGTCTGGCAGAAGGTGATGGTGACCGGGCAGACATGGCTCAACCGAGCGTTTGTCGTGAACGATTGGTATATTTCCGGCTACGTCCCGCTCACGGATGTCTTCGGCGACCGGATCGGGATGCTCTACACAGGCTTTCTCGAAGCGCCCTTCATCGCTCAGCGCAACGCGACGGTGCTGGCGCTGATCCTCGCCTTCGTCACCGTGATCGGCCTCTCAGCCCCGCTTTTCTTGTGGCTCGCGCGGGGCATTTTCGCACCTTTGGAGATGATGACGGCAACCATGGCACGGGCGGAGGCGGGGGCGCTCGATGCGCGGATCGGGCCGGTGGACGAGAACAGCGAAATCGGGGCCGTGGCGCGCCATCTCGACCGTCTTCTTGATCAGGTCGAGGAGCGTGACGCTTCCTTGCGCGACTATGCCGACAACCTCAACAACCTGGTCGCACAGCGCACCCAAGAGCTTCAAGAAGCCAATCACAAGCTGGAGGCCACGTTTACCCAATTGGTCATGGCGGAAAAGCTGGCCTCCATCGGGGAGATCACGGCGGGTGTCGCCCATGAGATCAACAATCCCGTGGCCGTCATTCAGGGCAATCTGGAGGTGGTCCGCATGGGGCTCACGCCACGGCAACAAGACGATATGAAGATCGAGCTTGACCTGATTGACGCCCAAACCCACCGGATCAACGTCATGGTCGGGAAGTTGCTGAACTTCACCCGGCCTGACGAGATGTCCGACCTGATCGCATCGCTGCGGGCGGACAAAGCGGTGCGGGATTCGCTGATCCTTGTTGCCGCCGATCTGCGCGCACACAAGATCGACACGGTCATAAGCCACATCCCCAGCCCCATATTCAGAGCGGTCGAGACCGAGCTTCAGCAAGTGTTGGTCAACCTCTTCACCAATGCGATGCAAGCCATGGACATGGGCGGCACACTCACCATCCACACAAGACCTGCGGCGCGCGACAGCGTGTCCGGGGCCGAGATCGTGGTCAGTGATAGCGGGCCGGGCATCCCGGCAGACACGCTCGACAATGTGTTTGACCCCTTCATGACGACAAAGCAGGGCACCGGCTCGGGGCTGGGGCTGTCGATCAGCCAGAGCTTAGTGACCCGAGTCGGCGGTTTGATCAGCGTCAAGAGCATGCCGGGCCAAGGTGCGACATTTAGCGTCTGGTTTCCGGCGGCGGACAATTCGCCCCGAGTGGCTGCAAAAGACCCCACATAA
- a CDS encoding ABC transporter permease codes for MLAYIIRRVAQSVLVLLIVGLAAFSMFTFVGDPIDNMLGQERTAADIERLRIQLGLDQPFIVQYYKFLEGALQGNFGVSYRQGRPVADILLERAPATLELAAVSGVLAIIFGIAFGVFTAIRRDGFVSNFIMSASLIGVSLPTFLIGILLIYIFSVELGWLPSFGRGETVQIGNWSTGLLTASGLKALILPSITLGLYQMTLIMRLVRSEMLEVLRQDYIRFARARGLKDRAINFRHALKNTMVPVITVIGLQLGAIIAFAIITETVFQWPGVGLLFINAVQFVDIPVMAAYLMLISVMFVAINLIVDILYFFIDPRLRVDRAKGH; via the coding sequence ATGCTGGCCTACATCATCCGCCGCGTCGCGCAATCCGTCCTTGTCCTGCTGATCGTAGGGCTTGCGGCCTTTTCGATGTTCACCTTCGTGGGCGATCCCATCGACAACATGCTGGGGCAGGAGCGCACAGCCGCGGATATTGAGCGGCTGCGCATCCAGCTTGGTCTCGATCAGCCCTTCATCGTGCAATATTACAAATTCCTCGAAGGGGCCTTGCAGGGCAATTTCGGGGTGAGCTACCGGCAAGGGCGCCCCGTGGCCGACATCTTGCTGGAGCGCGCGCCCGCCACGCTGGAACTTGCCGCCGTGTCGGGCGTGCTGGCCATTATCTTTGGCATCGCTTTCGGCGTGTTCACCGCGATCCGGCGCGATGGGTTCGTGTCCAATTTCATCATGTCCGCGTCGCTCATCGGGGTCTCGCTGCCCACGTTCCTGATCGGTATCCTTTTGATCTACATCTTCTCGGTCGAGCTTGGCTGGCTGCCCAGTTTTGGCCGGGGCGAGACGGTCCAGATCGGCAACTGGTCCACCGGACTTCTGACCGCCTCGGGCCTCAAGGCGCTGATCCTGCCGTCCATCACCCTTGGGCTTTACCAGATGACGCTAATCATGCGGCTGGTGCGCTCTGAGATGCTGGAGGTTTTGCGCCAGGACTATATCCGCTTTGCCCGCGCCCGAGGGCTGAAGGACCGGGCGATCAACTTCCGCCATGCGCTGAAAAACACGATGGTACCCGTCATCACCGTCATCGGCCTGCAACTGGGCGCGATCATTGCGTTCGCGATCATCACCGAGACAGTGTTTCAATGGCCCGGCGTGGGTCTGCTCTTCATCAACGCGGTTCAGTTCGTCGATATCCCCGTCATGGCTGCCTACCTGATGCTGATCTCGGTCATGTTCGTCGCGATCAACCTGATCGTGGACATTCTCTATTTCTTCATCGATCCGCGCTTGCGCGTTGATCGGGCAAAGGGCCACTGA